The Pseudomonas azotoformans genome has a segment encoding these proteins:
- a CDS encoding ABC transporter substrate-binding protein yields the protein MKKLVLLGALALSVLSMQAFAEGKPLKIGIEAAYPPFASKAPDGSIVGFDYDIGNALCKQMDVKCTWVEQEFDGLIPALKVRKIDAILSSMSITEDRKKSVDFTNRYYLSPAQLVMKEGTTVSDSLDELKGKKIGVQRGSIHDRFAKEVLAPKGATVVPYSSQNEIYLDVEAGRLDGTVADATLLQDGFLKTPAGKGYAFVGPQFTDAKYFGDGIGIAVRKGDKENLDRINAAIAAIRANGEYKKIQDKYFDFDIYGADAK from the coding sequence ATGAAGAAACTCGTGCTGTTGGGCGCCCTGGCGCTGTCCGTGCTGTCCATGCAGGCTTTCGCTGAAGGCAAGCCCCTGAAAATTGGTATCGAAGCGGCTTACCCTCCGTTTGCCTCCAAAGCCCCCGATGGCAGCATCGTCGGTTTTGACTACGACATCGGCAACGCCCTGTGCAAGCAGATGGACGTGAAGTGCACTTGGGTCGAGCAAGAGTTCGACGGTCTGATCCCTGCGCTGAAAGTGCGCAAGATCGACGCGATCCTGTCGTCCATGTCCATCACGGAAGACCGCAAGAAGTCCGTGGACTTCACCAACCGCTACTACCTGAGCCCAGCGCAACTGGTGATGAAGGAAGGCACCACCGTCAGCGACAGCCTGGATGAATTGAAGGGCAAGAAGATCGGTGTGCAACGCGGTTCCATCCACGATCGTTTCGCCAAGGAAGTCCTGGCCCCTAAAGGCGCCACGGTTGTGCCTTACAGCTCGCAGAACGAAATCTATCTGGACGTGGAAGCCGGTCGCCTGGACGGCACCGTAGCCGACGCCACCCTGCTGCAAGACGGCTTCCTGAAGACCCCAGCCGGTAAAGGCTACGCGTTCGTGGGCCCACAGTTCACCGACGCCAAGTACTTCGGTGACGGCATCGGCATCGCCGTACGCAAAGGCGACAAGGAAAACCTCGACCGCATCAACGCAGCCATTGCCGCGATCCGTGCCAACGGTGAGTACAAGAAAATCCAGGACAAGTACTTCGACTTCGATATCTACGGCGCTGACGCCAAGTAA